The Hippoglossus hippoglossus isolate fHipHip1 chromosome 4, fHipHip1.pri, whole genome shotgun sequence DNA window ACAttgtaatgtaataaatgaaatctaagttttatttttaacatggTCATGGGTAATGTGCTGGTTTTCTCGTGTGACAGGACGTCAGTGAGTGTATCTAAAGGGCTGTTTGACAGATTTGACCGATGGCTCTCATGTACAGTAGACTGTTATACTGTACACTGCTTAGTCATGAAAGATTTCTAGAGATTTAGTCACAAGAGGAGAAGTCCTGATCATCCTTGACACAAAGCTCAGTAAAAgtactgtgtatatataaagtatatatcaCAATAAGTTTTATGTTTACCTTTGATTATCTCCTCTCGTATGTTTCAGACGACTGGAAGGTTCATTATTGTACATACATGTTCTGCTAACTTGACAAACACTCTGAGGCGCTTTGCAGCATCCAttttttgtcaaactgaatttatCACTCAGTAACTATAGAAACATTTAGAGCCACAGCAATATGGTTTTGCCATTTTAATTTGCCGCCTGACGTATGAAGGAGCCTCGCCACcgctgtctgtgttttgtgccACAGTTTTACATGTTACAGCAACTGGAGCCAATGAAAAAACGCATTCAGCTCCACGTAACTTCACATCCTGTTACACTCGTTCAAAGTGTGAAAAGACACTTGAAGGACGACTGCGTCCTCTCCACTGCCTGTGGTGAACTTCTGGCTGCTCCAGACCAATCACTTCATCTAACACGAGCAGTTATTGGTCGATAGGCCTCGGAATAGTTGTTTAACTGATCTCCTTTTAATACTGTTTATAGTAAATACgcttacatgttttttttgtcattacaTACTTTACATAACATGCTacactttgttttcattgacgAATCCTGTTGCCTTTTTTCAGTTGATGTATTTTGTCTCGTCAGTGTTTATCTGCCCACGTTTGTCGGTTCTCAATATGAATTCACatcaataaaattaaaatgacacTTGACAAAGAAATTGTCTGTTTCATAGCGGTGACAAACTGTACATTAAATACTTCAACTGCagttttaaaaactaaaatggagGGTGCAGCtactttatatttctactccactaaattttattttactgcactTATCTGCATTGTGTCAACCAGTGGTACCCAAAGAGTGAAGAATTAATTCAGATGTGTGCATCAGAACTTTGTTTCTTCCAATTAATCATGACAACTCCTAAGATTTATCCTGTGACCATTTGGAGGGGCCCAACCTCTCGGTTGAGAATAACTGACTTAAACTAGCCAATGGTACAGTAGAGTGGAAGTGTGATTTAAATACAGGACCTTTACTATTAAttaagtacttttacttaagcAAAGTATCAGGATACTTCTAACAGTTATCCATGTGAAGTTTTATTATAGTCAAAGGCTTTTCCGAGCACTATATCTGTAAGACCTTCAAGTTAGTTCCATAACTCCCATCTGCTTGGGATCGTGATTTGAGCAGCAGCTTCTGAATGGATTTGAAAGTTTCTTGTCACCTGTGGATTTCAAGGCCAAGGATAAACTCTGAACCTCACAGTTGAGATGAACTCAAAATGCTCAGAAAACTGACTACCTTCGCTGGTGGAACACCTGTCAACATGAAGCCATATGAAACTGAGCACCTCACACCGGCAGCCTCAAAAAGGATAACACAGTTGAATCAACACAAACTGGAGTATTTAATGCAGGACTGTTGTAGTAGACTAGTTTCACTGAGGTGTGACTGATAAACGAGTGAAAGCCCTGAAGTAGCTTTTAAAATGAACCTGGAACTGTGTCAATGACTACACTATGAACTAAAACTCTCTACAGTCTACATCACTGACTTGCTGATTATCTGAACACAGAACTGTGAGAACAGTACTTCCTTCATTTGTGGCCTGTGTCATGAAAACCTGCAGAATTCAGGTGGTTCCTTGTTTTACTCAGCAAAGTCAGGGCAGGTCTTTGTTCAGGATTTCTGCCAGTTTCAAAAAGTTACATTTGAGACTTTAAGACCAGTTATGAATTAAACTTAAGTGAAGTACAATAGATATGAAGGAATCtagaattattttcttttcaccatAATTAAGGTGAAGTAGTCGCATTGTCAAGTCAAACGGCACAAATGATTTCTGATAGGGAGTTTGAAGGCAAAAAAAACCCCTTTTAAATGCAATGGAGGTAGCGTTAAATGAATGTTAACTTAAGACCTACCTGATTGTATTTAAGACtaatattttaatgtgtgaCTTTAAAGGATTTGTATCTGTGTTAAGGTAACAAGCTGCTAACTTTAGCTTTATATTTGACAGACCCATAAGAAAGTGCTATTGAACTTCTCATTTGACTCTGCAAGAAAGCTAATAAAACACGTTCCCCTGAGCTACTCCTTTAAAGAGACGGAACAAAACGCCAGTAAACACTTGATCTGGTTGGAATAAATTTATTTGATCTTTCTGTAAACAAGGTGATAAATCAATTTATGGCATTTCTTGGTTTGATGCATATGAAATCAAATGCATTAAAGAGACTGAATCCCAGatgtaagaaaagaaaaaaagtggtgaggaaaaaaaggaaatgaacatAAATCAGCAAACAGGGCttgaaacaggttttttttaatgagtaCATATATCCCACAAGGCCTAAACAGTGGAGCTGAAGctagacaaaaaaaaagtaatgaaatgaCTTTAGTGGACAGTGGGTAAAATCCATCTTACAACAGCAACAGATCTCTCTACATTATGGCACAGGATACACAGGATCTGCAGTTAAGTTTTCGACAAGACAACCATGAGCGTCTTTGTTCCAACCAATCCCATCTCCCATTGAGTGTCATGTCTACGTTTGAGCGGTTTTCTCAGTTGGACATTACAGTTAGCAGTACTGACCGAGGACAGACCGTGTGATACCCCAGAGCTCAGTTGACTATAGCGTAGAAGGCAATTTATTCCACAGTTTTGTAGTTGTCAACACAGCGTGGGTTTATacaaatgcagtttgttttctgaacaatcgagaaagaaaaaaacatgagaatTTACTTCAGATACTCCCACCCTTACCTCCCCTGTAGCGTCAGAGTTTAACCATTACAATGTAGTACTGTCTGCTTAGTGTTGCcttcatcagaaaaaaaaaaaaaaaaaaaaaatagttagCGTTCATCCTTCACATGGTTTAGAGCAATTGTATAAACACCCGAGCTTCGACTACACTTGGTcctataaaaagaaaagaaaattcaaacTGGACATACTCCAGGTGGTTATATGCTGGGTTATCTACTGTCCGAAAAATGGcagcctttcaaaataaaacaaattaaaaaaaaatatattacaggAGCtggcaaacaaaaacagatttaagtGCCTGAGCTGTTGTTACTGTGGAATGTCCATGGGTTTTTGTGTAGTATGGGGGGGTTGTGATGTTGGGAGGAGAGGACAATCCCCCCCAAATAAACCCCTACATATTCAGGACAGAGCGGTGAATCTGAAGAGAGGGAGGCTAGAGAATAGTGGAGTGGTGAAGAAGAGTCTCCTGTGAGGTTTGTTGTGCCACCTGTTTAGATGGATAAACAGGGCAtggggggagaaagagaattTTTGGCTGgagtgtggaggggtgggggacgACGGTGGACCGAGATATGCACGCAGTCTCCCCTCCCGGACATGTGGTGGCGTGGGGTAAAAAGGAAGACATGACGAGCTTGGTTACCGCTCAAGTGCTCCAATGGCGTTGGCTGCTCAGGGAGGGAGTGTGAATGATCAGGTTCAGGGTGGGGTTAAGTTATGGGCACCgtgacaaaagagagaaaaagaaaaataactacTTCAATTTGACGCTTTCATTGTCAGAGTGTTTGGccagaatattttttttgctGGTCTCGGTTAAGTACAGATTTGTCATGACAACCTGTTAGGAACATGCTCATCTATGGATCAACTTATATAGTGCTTTAAAGGGGGTAGAGGACACAGCACAAGTGTTGTtggagaagggaggggaggtCAGGGGTAGAGgacaatgaaaaataaagagggATAACAAatgggggaggagagaaggcagaagaaaaaaaaaagaaagaaaaaacatgagTAACTACCAACTAGGACTGGAAGTTGTGTGAAATGCAACAGGGTGGTTGGGGTGAGCTGCTAGGTGGCTGGGTACAGGCTGCTTTAGTATCCGGACTTCCTCAGGTACTCAGCCATCTGAAAAGCTTTCTTGTTGAGCTGCCCTCCATGGACACCTTCCTTCCCCATGACAAAAACCATTGCTGGAGtacacaaaaggaaaaaaaacaagaaatgaacAGACATGGAGATTGCAGGGCTAGAAAGGAAAatacgtttatttatttattgccaCCTCGCTAAATGTGGGGCTACACTGTGGAGGACAGAGTCCGCGCTGCGCTAGAAATGCTCCTGGGATTTTTTGGTCAGGGGGAGAAAATGGACTTGAcagtaatttgttttttgtctgttcttttaaagttttgtattttttttgtttgtctttttgctcGTTTTATTCTCCATCTCCCTCGACTATGCCACATAAGCTACGTCTAAACTAAAACCCTGAATCCCTCAAGTATTTTGCCATCGAGTATGCCTTCTTATTCAATCCGCCTCCATGGACCCCTTCTTTGCCCATTACCAAGACcaagactgaaagaaaaagagacagaaggaaCATTTAGAGGAGGTGTGGAGATCACACAAGTGAGAAGAGCACAGAGCCACaggcagcaggcagaggaggagacagcgaCAACGGCACAACAAGCAGAGCAGAGGTAtcagtgctgctggtggtgaagACATATCACATTACAGTGTTCCTGCTCAGGTTAGGGTCCTACGGGACTTTATGTTGATGCTGGCTTCTTATATCTTCTTACTTTTCTTCTCCCACCTTGAGCTGCATAACGTGCTCACCCTGGCCGAGTGTCGCCATGTAACTGCACTTCCATAACCAgtcatttcaatttaaaaaaggactCTGCAGTGTTACAAGGTTACACTTATCTGCATATGAGGtaaaattttgtttttttaaatgcaagtaGTAGAAACATTGCATTACAATTGGGAAAAATCAGAAAGTTGGTGCAGCAAGAGAATAAATAAAGGATGCAGGCAAACTATAAACTCCCGCTAGGAATAAGTAAGGTTTGATCATTTTCCTCAACTCTTACAAGATGGAGTCCATTTTCAACATAGACATGTCGCTAAATGTACAAACTTAGACCAAGATACGTTGTCTTAAAATCAGTTCTAGATGTGAATGTTTCTCAAAACTTGTCCCACTAAAATAGAAAACTCACTAATCAACTCATCATTTGCACAGAATCCCTGAAAAACGTATACCATAATATCCCATTCAGTCTACAAGACCTGCATTTGGTTAGAAACACATCCAATGCCAAATCAGATATACCTGATTGCTTGTCTAAAGTGACGTGGTGTAGAGCATCCCTGTGATGTAGTGTCTCAGTGCTTTACTGCACTTGAAGACCAGTCTATTGTTTCATATGACTGTAATCAATATGCACCATGCCAGCAGCAAAGAATAAGACAGTAAAGCTTCTACAGACGACTAACAACCATCACTGATGCAGCAGACGTGGATACAGCAGCATGCCTGTGGTACCTCTCCTCAATACATGTAAGATCCTCAAGTGTGTAAACACGCATTTTACCAGGAGAACAGTGGAAGCATGTGAGCAGGGGAATAGATTCATACTTTGTGGTTGGGTGGGGTGTtaaacaggaaggagaaagaTGCATGCAGTTCATGAAGTGTTTAGGAAATCTTGGCCATAAGAGAAAGCACAGTTTATGTAGAATAGTCAGTTACAGCCTCACCTGTGGGCTCGTGTCTGGGTAAAGTGGGGAGGACGGGGCATTGGGGCCCATACAGGCAACATGAAAAATAGCACAACTCTCAGGCAAGTCCCCAGATGGGACATTACTCGTAATTCCTTATCATCACACAAACTGCTACGGGATTTTATTAGGACTAACGTAAAAGGGATATCACCCGAAAATCTCACATTTTATCGTTTTGACCGTTTTTAAACCAATCAATGGTTTTCAATGAATTTATGGATCATATCAGAATTTTCATATTACGggtaataaaaatgaatatcgATGTGTGTCACGGTCCGCTCTGCATATCACAAACCCTGGACCAGGTGTATTGCTGCTCTGAATGATAAGCATCCGGTTAATGAAGCTAATGCCAACTCATCAATTTGACCTGAAACAGCTTTGCTGTCGAAATTTATGCCTACAGGATCAAATGCAGGTTTAACTTTTAGCCCAAGTCTTGTTGCAATACATggtagtttaaaaaaatgtccagaaacaaATCAGAAAGAGTTAAATTGAAATATCTGAACAAATAGCGTTAGAAAAGGTGGCGCCATATAAGTCCAGACCCAGTTCACTAATAAATAGTTACTGCAAGAGGGAAACTGCTATTTACAGGCCATATTTGTTTAATTACATAATGTCTCCCTACAAACATTTAGcaaagaaaatgtaaactgTTTACAACTGACATTGTTGGCATGAGGGAAACGCCAAACATTGATTTTGAGGGAAATTGCCCTTTTAACCTCAATCCAACTGATCACTTACAATAAACTTGACCTTCCACTTTAAAACCTGCTTAAATATTTCTACACCTAAACTGAGATGTACTTGTTCCCCCCCATCAATCTGTTGATATTTAAAGAGGTAatatgtcagatattttcacaGCTGTACTTGTCATATATTGAGGAAAGGTGCATTGAAGATCTATACCACATGCATGGCCAACAAAAGGTATAAAAATATCTAGACTAATGGCACTATATCGAAGCAGGCTACGGTGTAGCACTACTAAAATGGATGCTGCAAACAGCGCTGCATGTGTCACTCACCTTTGCCGGCTTTGCCTACAGAAACGTTGTATGTTGGCTCTCCGCCTTGACTCTTTGTCCGGATGTCCATTGTCCAGTCGCTATCAAGGTGGAGGCTGTCTCTGATTACGGAGCATTTTTTAACACCTAAGGTCATCCCACTGGTGAAGAATGCCTCTCGGTCCTTTCCTATTAGCACGTCAATTTCTtcaggctaaaaaaaaaaagaggcagtaGCAAGAAGTCAGGTACATGTACATGTTCTTCAAGCAGAAAACAAATTTGGTCGAGACTCTTGATTTTTTCCCTTTTGAGGCTTTGCAAATGTTTAAACTCTCTCAAACACAATTCTCATTCATCACTAAATGAGGGCACTACAGCCTTTTGAAATGATTAAGTGCTATTcaaaaacaaatcctctgcgTTTTGTCTCAGCTCTAAAAATGATCTTTGTCCCGCACATAAACATCAACTCTGAAGCGTTATCAAAAGTACTAGACACCTGCTTGAGTTTTTTTATCATACAGCTTAAGATTCTATAAACCatgcagtaaaaaataaatcttatgACATGTATATCAGTATATTGTAGAAAACACTTGGATTTTCTTAGATGCCGGTGATCTGAATGAGAATATTCCAGAAAAAAAGTGATGCTTCAGTCCAACTCCAGTAACATTATTATTAGAAGGCCATCTTTGAACTGTAACCTCCTTCTACAAGTTGCATGCAACTCTGGTTGGGACTGGgtatgatttaaaatgtgttccTCTGCCGGACCCATTTATGACACTGCACATatgtaaaacttttaaaatgtagtCTTTATGTTCTTTTAGACTAGAACATTACATAGTACACAAATCCTTCAACTGAAAAACTATGGCAGTGTTTTGCATATTGAGGGGCAGCCCCCCATGAGGAGTCAAAGAGCCACTGGTGGGAGTGCCTGGGTGATCAGGGAGAAAAATATAGGCACAAACTTGAAAGTTGAATGAATATCAATGTTATTCTTCTGACCTCAATGCAAAGCAATCGTGGATCCTTTATTAATTGCTTCCACAGTAATTGTTAATTATTGATGAAAATGGTATGGCGtgaacttgttttgtttttaagggGGGTACACCAGAATGTACCACTGAACTAAGGCCCTATTTTCTCTGGAGGTGCATGTGAGcacgcaaatgtcagagtaagACATTCTGCAGTTTCTGCCAACTTTCTTCTAGTCTAAAGTCAGTAGAAACCAGGAGAATTCAATGTGTGAACCCAGCAGGGGATTAGCGATTGGGGCCGTGTGTGACGCTTCTAACGTGCGGCAGacacaaattttaaaaaagaacgGGAAATTATCTCTGGGTGAAAAGGCGCTGACACACGTACAAGACAGTTAAAGtctgtggtgataagagccgacaccagtgtctgtgtgatcatgtgatctctgcagcagagttcaTAAGTCACTTCGTGTCTCAGTCTGCTGCCCCgactgctccacctctcacctgaataatgcagaggatttgatgttGCTGTGaacgtctgtgcagaaaacctccagaTTTTACCAGCAGGTCACCTCAGTAAACAGCTATAAAATGTAACAAAGTCTGAAACAGCTGTAGAGGATCTTAAGAGTCAAACGTACCGCTAAGACGTAAAAGCGGGTACAATGAAGGTCTAATAAGAAACAGGGCAGCATGGTGTGATTGAGGGCTAAGACTAGAATTTAATACTTTACAGAAGTGCTTCTAAAGTAAGAAAGTTGACTTTCAATTACAAAAATAGCCCAAAGTTCTCAAATGCATTAGTTTATTGcgtaaaaaaaatataactttACCTTAATTGgccaaaatataaataaatgagtcttaatgggttaaaagGTGTAATTTGTAGATTTCCCCCACTCTTTATAATttggtgtgaatggttgttggtAATTTGTTTTGACATAGATTAGCCAGGACTTGCTGAGAGACATGTGCTGCCTCTATTATACGATGAAATCTCAGAGGCCCACTGCTGCCGACGACAAAAAACTCTGAAACTTTCTTTAAAGTCCGACTGCTGTCTATATTCCACTTTATGATCTCTGCAGTTTACCAGAAAtgtgtataaaatgtatttgaccaCAACTGAAAACACGTTTAACGAGACCGAGGTCTTTTCTTTCATTGAACCAATATGCAGAACAAAAGGCGTCGCCCGTCCACTCAAGAAGTGCACAATCATGGCACACACGAAACCAGACAAAAACTCACACACGCTCATGTGAACGTTAGCATGACGGCTAGCTCCGTGTCTGGgcccggacacacacacacacacacagttgttccTATCAGTGTCTGACCCCCTATATGAAACTTGCaatgaaatcacacacacacacacaccatgtgttCAACTTCTCATCCAAAAGCAAATTAACATTTAAGTCACCGGTGTCGGACAAAACCCCGGCTGGCTAAACCTACTAGCATGCAGGTAGCTAGCTGCAAATAGAGCTTTTATACACATTGACCCCCCGAAAAAATACCACTCTAATGTCCATGTGCTGAGTCTTCAGGGGACATCGATACACATAAGCCCCGGGAGGACACTCCCAAGTACAGCGGATCACTCGCCTGTAGCACGGGTCAGGGACGAGAGAATTCTAAATACCTACACGATTATTACATCCACGTGATTTATACATTCACCCAACGTTTAAAATCCCTGACCAACAATTTATTTAACAGACAAAATGGAGGCTCGATGAATCGCCGTGGACGATTGTTTAAACCAAGCAGCTATTTACAGATATTGGCGCGCGTGCTGTCCTCGACTCGTGTTTGAAAGTGTTAGCCTTAGCAGACGTGAAGAAACCGAGTGTAAATGTCGGGACTGTGGCTGCACATGTCCGCCGAGGACCAGGCGGCTCGATTAGCCTCCATGaacaaaatgaataagaaaCCGGGAGTATATCCGCCATCTTGGAAAATAAGGGGCGGTAGCGGCAGTGGGATTCACAGAAGCCGAATGGGAAGAAAAGAACCTGATACCGACCACGGGCTGGACAGCACGCCGGGGAAACGTGCGCGCTCCGCGAACTCTTCTGCGCTATTGGCGTTAGCTATTAACGATTCTCCAGCGAGGGTGACCGGCCTGATTTGAGCTAACAGTCAGCTGGAGAGCTAATCAATGTTAATACTAACCCACGGTGCTAGTAGAGGGCCTGGTCTGTGTAAATCAATGATAACTGAGAATAAGATGGTCTGGAAATAAATGACTATAATCAAGAGAAGTATTTTACTCTAGATGTGTTAAGACTGGGTTCTAGAAAGGGGCTTCGGGTTCTGGTCGGTAACAGGCGAACTCGGCCGGTTAACAGCAGCTAGCTTGCTAGCCATGCTAAGATAGCCCCTTTAGCTCGCGTTCGCGGTACCGGTACCACAGGCTCGGGTTCACTACAAGCACTCGCTCCTGTGGCTATTTCTAAATGGTGGAAACTAAGGAGATTCAAATGTGTTACAGTGAatggaaagagggaaagatgtCAGGCCGGTGATAGATTAAAACGCAGTGGTGCAGACGTGCCCATGCATCCTGTGTGAAACCACCGGATACCATGTGTACCACACTCGCCTTGTCCCCATTCAACAAGGCCCGGCTATGCAGAGAAATGCACCGGCGTGCACGATGTACACCTCCCCCCCACCGTGTGACCccagacaacagacaaacaaatgcatacTGACCGTAATGTTGGCAAATGTACCGCCGACAAACGATGCCCAGACGTATTTGGCGTCTGTGTACCCAACAATGGCCGCGTCCTGACAGCTGCCGTCAGCCATCAGGTTGTCCACGTAGCTTTGCCAGGACATGTTGGTGAAATTAGTTCTAGGATGAAGCGGGTGCGTCGGGTCACAAACGTCTCTCGAGCGACGAGGACACTGAGAGGAAGCGGAATTTATCGGTGGTCTAATGGGCCTCCAGCAAGTAAAACCCCCCCGGCTCCGTCACGTCCCGGCTTTCTTCTGGTCTCAGCAACGAAGAGGAGCCGCTGCGATCGGACAGGCGCTTGGGTGTAGTCCTCGCTAAATCCCTCCGCTCGGGTCGTCGTTCGCCGCGCTGCCATTGCATCATATAGTTCGCCGCGGAGGAATACACCACGCTCAATCACGATAGCAAACGGActattttttctctccagtgCATCaaaaatcagcttttttttaCCTAAAATCATCtatattttctcattaaaatgtgtattgtATTACTATTAAACCGTTCAAAACAGATTAATACCAGTGAAACAGAATTGAGTTATTGTTTCAGAATATGATTTAATTATGAAAGCAACTGTTGCAAGATATTTCTTTATAAGGTTTGTGAAATAGTTTTGTACAGTTCTTAGTTGATCTCTGAAGTAAACCTAAGCTGCCTTCTCTTTTGTTAGATCTCACTGCAGTATTTTCACGTCACAATGCAGTTTTATCCAGTTCTTGATTTAAGATGCATGTGTTTGCTACAGGCCATTTTCATCAGCTGGCCCAATTCTTCCTTCATGGCCACAGTCAGCAGTGTTA harbors:
- the pfn2 gene encoding profilin-2 isoform X1; the protein is MSWQSYVDNLMADGSCQDAAIVGYTDAKYVWASFVGGTFANITPEEIDVLIGKDREAFFTSGMTLGVKKCSVIRDSLHLDSDWTMDIRTKSQGGEPTYNVSVGKAGKAMVFVMGKEGVHGGQLNKKAFQMAEYLRKSGY
- the pfn2 gene encoding profilin-2 isoform X2, whose amino-acid sequence is MSWQSYVDNLMADGSCQDAAIVGYTDAKYVWASFVGGTFANITPEEIDVLIGKDREAFFTSGMTLGVKKCSVIRDSLHLDSDWTMDIRTKSQGGEPTYNVSVGKAGKVLVLVMGKEGVHGGGLNKKAYSMAKYLRDSGF